One region of Pleuronectes platessa chromosome 18, fPlePla1.1, whole genome shotgun sequence genomic DNA includes:
- the mrpl53 gene encoding 39S ribosomal protein L53, mitochondrial, protein MAAPTKASVLLKAVRTITVRFCPFESNVRSTREFLAAVSSEKVRSTNMNCEVTSMVKHDRSEPIVDISYADGERLVMKGAQLTSREMLEAFQSRCIAKDPQGKAAAKK, encoded by the exons ATGGCGGCTCCCACTAAAGCATCAGTGCTGCTGAAGGCTGTGAGGACAATAACGGTCCGGTTCTGTCCGTTCGAGTCCAACGTCCGGTCCACGCG GGAGTTTCTGGCTGCGGTGAGCTCAGAGAAAGTCCGGTCGACCAACATGAACTGTGAGGTGACATCCATGGTAAAACATGACCGGTCTGAACCAATAGTGGATATATCTTATG CAGATGGAGAGCGGCTGGTGATGAAGGGGGCACAGTTGACCAGCAGAGAGATGCTGGAGGCGTTTCAGTCCCGCTGCATCGCCAAGGACCCGCAGGGAAAAGCTGCGGCAAAGAAGTGA
- the fabp4a gene encoding fatty acid binding protein 4a, translated as MVDSFVGTWKMISSENFDDYMKAIGVGFATRQVGNRTKPNLIVSVDDQGLICLKSQSTFKTTEIKFKLNEPFDETTADDRKTRTVVTLENGKLVQKQSWDGKDTNIEREITDGKMIAKCIMGDVIAVRTYVKEA; from the exons ATGGTCGACAGTTTTGTTGGGACGTGGAAGATGATTTCCAGCGAGAACTTCGATGACTACATGAAGGCCATCG GTGTGGGGTTCGCAACCCGGCAGGTGGGGAACAGAACCAAACCTAATCTGATCGTGAGCGTGGACGATCAGGGGTTGATCTGCCTGAAGTCTCAAAGCACCTTCAAGACCACCGAGATCAAGTTCAAGCTCAACGAGCCCTTTGACGAGACCACCGCCGACGACAGGAAGACCAGG ACCGTGGTGACTCTGGAAAACGGCAAACTAGTGCAGAAACAGAGCTGGGATGGAAAAGACACGAATATCGAGAGGGAGATCACAGATGGGAAAATGATAGCG AAATGCATAATGGGCGACGTGATCGCGGTGAGGACGTACGTGAAGGAGGCGTGA